One part of the Leptotrichia sp. oral taxon 215 str. W9775 genome encodes these proteins:
- a CDS encoding ABC transporter substrate-binding protein/permease encodes MKKIEKMKSRIALLVMFLMMFVSGYAANDELKVGMECGYAPFNWFQDNDKNGAVKIDNGYCNGYDVEIAKLIAKGLNKKLVIVKSEWDALLGPALSAGKVDIVIAGMSPTPERKQSLSFTKPYYESDLVVVVRKNGKYANAKSINDFKGAKITGQQSTLHYNVIDQMKGVAKQEAMKNFPSMVVALSSGKIDGYVSERPGAMAAVNSNPELEFISFEGENGFTYEKSELDIAIGVKKGDEELIGKIDKILDEITPEQRTEIMNSAIKNQPKTDEVGENGEKTFFAWVAFFVKNNWRRFLTGTWNTLFISLIGTVVGFIIGLGVTLVKNIHTDERTPKLKKIILKIANTIFSVYVAVFRGTPMIVQSMVIYYGLADILKFSPMGAALFIVSINTGAYMCEIIRGGIDSIDKGQFEAAEALGMTHFQMMSSIIFPQMFRVILPSIGNEFIINIKDTSVLNVISVTELFYTSNAIAGTYLRYYEVFIITSVIYFFLTFTLTAILKYIEKKIDGPQNFEFLEEVAEENSQNVEISGGNA; translated from the coding sequence TTGAAAAAAATAGAAAAGATGAAAAGTAGAATAGCTTTACTGGTCATGTTTTTAATGATGTTTGTATCGGGGTATGCGGCAAACGATGAACTGAAAGTAGGTATGGAGTGTGGATATGCACCATTTAACTGGTTTCAGGATAATGATAAAAATGGTGCAGTGAAGATTGATAACGGTTACTGTAACGGTTATGACGTTGAAATAGCAAAATTGATAGCAAAGGGACTTAATAAAAAGCTTGTCATAGTAAAATCAGAGTGGGATGCACTGCTTGGGCCTGCACTGTCTGCAGGAAAGGTAGATATAGTAATAGCAGGAATGTCACCTACTCCTGAAAGAAAGCAGAGCCTTTCATTTACAAAACCTTACTATGAATCAGACCTTGTAGTTGTAGTGAGAAAAAACGGTAAATATGCCAATGCAAAGTCTATAAATGACTTTAAAGGTGCAAAAATAACAGGACAGCAAAGTACTCTTCACTACAATGTTATAGATCAGATGAAGGGAGTTGCTAAACAGGAGGCAATGAAAAATTTTCCTTCAATGGTGGTGGCGTTAAGTTCAGGTAAAATAGACGGATATGTTTCTGAAAGACCTGGGGCGATGGCGGCAGTAAATTCAAATCCTGAACTTGAATTTATAAGTTTTGAAGGAGAAAATGGCTTTACATATGAAAAATCAGAGCTTGATATTGCCATAGGAGTAAAAAAAGGTGATGAAGAGCTAATAGGGAAAATAGATAAAATACTGGATGAAATTACTCCTGAGCAGAGAACGGAAATAATGAACTCTGCAATAAAAAATCAGCCTAAAACTGATGAAGTTGGAGAAAATGGAGAAAAGACATTTTTTGCATGGGTTGCATTTTTTGTGAAAAATAACTGGAGAAGATTTCTGACAGGTACATGGAATACTTTATTCATCTCTCTTATAGGAACAGTAGTAGGATTTATAATAGGTCTGGGAGTCACATTAGTAAAAAATATACATACTGATGAAAGAACTCCTAAACTGAAAAAAATAATACTTAAAATTGCAAATACTATTTTCTCAGTTTATGTTGCAGTATTTAGGGGAACGCCAATGATAGTTCAGTCAATGGTAATATACTATGGACTAGCTGATATTTTAAAGTTTTCTCCTATGGGAGCAGCACTGTTTATAGTTTCCATTAATACAGGAGCATATATGTGTGAAATTATAAGAGGAGGAATAGATTCTATTGATAAGGGACAGTTTGAGGCGGCGGAAGCTCTTGGAATGACTCACTTCCAAATGATGAGCAGTATAATTTTTCCTCAGATGTTCAGAGTCATACTTCCCTCAATAGGAAATGAATTTATTATAAACATAAAGGATACTTCAGTATTGAATGTAATAAGTGTTACTGAACTGTTCTATACTTCAAATGCAATAGCAGGAACCTATTTGAGATACTATGAAGTATTTATTATCACAAGTGTAATTTATTTCTTCCTGACATTTACTCTG